Sequence from the Kineosporia succinea genome:
ATCGTGGGCTCCGGCATCTCTCCCCTTCACCCTCGGCTCGTATCGGTTGGCACCGGCTCGCATCAGTCAACCGGGCTGATCGGCACCGGTGGCGCAGCCTGTCTGCACCCGGTCGCGACGCGCCAGTTTACGGGGGCACGGCATCTTCGCGCGCCTCCTCGCCCAGATCGGTGCTGAGAGGAGCCTGAGAGAGACTCGTCACGTCTGCCCTCGCAGCGGGGATCGAAGCTCGCGCCGGACGAGTTCGCAGGTGAACGGGGCAAAAGCACGAGACCGGGACGACCTGTGACAGGCCGGTTCCGGTCTCGAGCGAGGTTCTTCCGTCTGTGCGCGGCGCGCGTGTCGGCCTGCCTTACATCGGGGTGCCGAAGGTCTGGGTCCAGTACGGCGAGCCGTTGCCGACCGCGTAGCCCAGGCCCATCTCGGTGTAGCCGCAGTTCAGGATGTTGGCCTTGTGCCCGGACGAGTTCATCCAGGAGGTCATCACGTCGGACGGGGTCTGCTGGCCCATCGCGATGTTCTCGGCCGCACCGCTGAACTTGTACCCGGCGTCGGACATCCGGTCGAACGGGCTGCGACCGTCCTGGCTGTTGTGGTCGAAGTAGTTGTTCTCCGCCATGTCCTCACTGTGGCCCTGGGCGGCCGCGGTCAGCTTGGAGTTGAGCTTGAGGGCCTTGCAGCCGGCGGCGGCGCGCTTGGTGTTGGTGATCTCGAGGACCTTGGCCGCGTAGGTCTCGGCCTTGGTGCCGCCAGAGCTGCTGCCGCCCCCGCCGCCCCCACCACTGCTGGACGACGTGGTGGTGCTCGGGTTACTCGCGGGAGTGCTCGGTTTCGAGGTGGGCGCCTTGCTCGGCGACGCGGAGGCGGTCGGCTTGGCGACCGGCTTCTTCACGTTCTTGACCGTCATCGAGTAGACCGCGATGCGGGTCTCATCACCGTCGACGACGCTCGAAACGGTGACCGTGTACTTGCCGTCGGGGAAGTTCTTGGTGTTGAAAGCCAGGGCGTAGGGCGCCTTCCGGTCTTTCACCTGGAGCTTGCGCTTGCCGTCGACCGCGAACAGGACCGTGGCACCGGCCTCGACGCGCTTCGGCCCGGGGATCGTGACCAGACCCTTGACCGTGCCGAGCCGCTTGCGCCTGACCTCGGCCGCCGCGGTCTGGGTCTGCTCCGGCGTGGCCTCGACGGACGGGCTCGTGGTGGCCGACGTCGCCGGCTCGGCGGCGAAATTGGCGGACGCGAGCTTGGTCTTGCTCTCGTCGTTCTTGCCGAACAGCGAGGGCCCGACGAACACGGCTACGAGCGCGATCAGGGTCAGCGGAGCCAGGACGAGGATGGCGTTCCTCGTCCAGTTCGATGACTGACTGTGCATGAAGAAAAAACTCCCCAACGTGCTCGCAGCGGTTGTTCCGTTGTCGAAGCTAGCACCGGCACGGCACGCCGAGAATGCCGCAAAGTGCCCCTGACCTCGTCACCTGCGCCGTTCTGGCTAGGCTTAACGCAGGCTTGCCCGTGGCTTGTGCCCATGACTCGCGCTGGCGACCGTGCACTGACGGTGCAGGCAACGCGGGTGCCGATTGCGTGCCATACGCCGAGCTAGTGGAGACCTCCCAGCGTCACGTCGGCCTCGGTGTCACGAAGGCGAGCCAGGGTCGTCCCGTA
This genomic interval carries:
- a CDS encoding CAP domain-containing protein; protein product: MHSQSSNWTRNAILVLAPLTLIALVAVFVGPSLFGKNDESKTKLASANFAAEPATSATTSPSVEATPEQTQTAAAEVRRKRLGTVKGLVTIPGPKRVEAGATVLFAVDGKRKLQVKDRKAPYALAFNTKNFPDGKYTVTVSSVVDGDETRIAVYSMTVKNVKKPVAKPTASASPSKAPTSKPSTPASNPSTTTSSSSGGGGGGGSSSGGTKAETYAAKVLEITNTKRAAAGCKALKLNSKLTAAAQGHSEDMAENNYFDHNSQDGRSPFDRMSDAGYKFSGAAENIAMGQQTPSDVMTSWMNSSGHKANILNCGYTEMGLGYAVGNGSPYWTQTFGTPM